ATGGCTCCAGCTTCGAGGAGGAGATTGCTGACCTGATGGACCTGAGACAGGTACTTTCACCATAGGTCTCATAGCAATCTACCATGTCCGATGGGAAACTGGGTTTTCTCTATGGAATCACCCACCACAcatctccatctctgtcttgttGTATTTTTACCCTCTTTCCCCCACCGTACCCACAGGCCTGTCGTACCCCCAGCCGCAATGACGCCGGCATCGAGACCCTGGCCAAGTACTTCAGCCACATGCCTCTACTGGAGAGCCGCTTCTTCTCCGCTACCCGCCCGATGGGCATCTTCTTTACTTGGTACGTTGCATCTCACTGTCTCCAATACCCAGTCGATCGTTAGTCCGACCCAGCCCAGGGGTTCGACCCAGCCCAGGGGTCTGACCCAGCCCAGGGGTCTGACCCAGCCCAGGGGTCCCAGGGGTCTGACCCAGCCCAGGGGTCCCAGGGGTCTGACCCAGCCCAGGGGCCCCAGGGGTCTGACCCAGCCCAGGGGTCCCAGGGGTCTGACCCAGCCCAGGGGTCCCCAGGGGTCTGACCCAGCCCAGGGGTCTGACCCAGCCCAGGGGTCCGACCCAGCCCAGGGGTTCAGGTATCTCTAGTAGCTTAACCTGACTGTCTCCAAAACCCAGTCGACTCGTCAGTgaaaagcactttttgccagtcctgtctggtccatcgacggtgggtttgtgcccataggcgacgttgttgccggtgatgtctggtgaggacctgccttacaacaggccctacaagccctcagttcagcctctctcagcctattgcggacagcctgaacactgatggagggattgtttgttcctggtgtaactcgggcagttgttgttgccatcctgtacctgtcccgatgtactgatcctgtgcaggtgttgttgcacgtggtctgccactgcgaggacgatcagctgtccgtgatgtctccctgtagcgctgtcttaggcgtctcacagtacggacattgcaatttattgccctggccacatctgcagtcctcatgcctccttgcctaaggcacgttcacgcagatgagcagggaccctgggcatctttcttttggtgtttttcagagtcagtagaaagacctctttagtgtcctaagttttcataactgtgaccttaattgcctaccgtctgtaagctgttagtgtcttaacgaccgttccacaggtgcatgttcattaattgtttatggttcattgaacaagcatgggatgcagtgtttaaacccttaaaCAGGACAGTAGGTTGGGGCTGTGTGTCGACAAGACAGGACAGGTCTATAAGTCACATTTCTATGTGGATTTGGTCGGGTCTCCCAAcaagtgacatattgcagcttgtgacctgtctgtctgtctgtctgtctgtctgtctgtctgtctgtctgtctgtctgtctgtctgtctgtctgtctgtctgtctgtctgtctgtctgtctgtctgtctgtctgtctgtctgtctgtctgtctgtctgtctgtctgtctgtctgtctgtctgtctgtctgtctgtctgtcccaggtaTGACTCGTTCACAGGTGTCCCGGTGTGCCAGCAGAACCTGTCTCTGGAGAAGGCCAGTATTCTGTTCAACATCGGCGCTCTCTACACCCAGATCGGCACGCGCTCCAACCGCCAGACCTCCGCCGGCCTCCAGGATGCCATCGCAGCCTTCCAGAAAGCTGCCGGTGAGGAGACAACGAGAATCACAGTCGGCTGTGTCCCACATGGCACCTTAGTGCCCATAGTACccactatagagggaatatgtatggaatagggccctggttagaagtagtgcactatgtagggaataggaccctggttagaagtagtgtactatgtagggaatagggccctggttagaagtagtgcactatgtagggaataggaccctggttagaagtagtgtactatgtagggaatagggccctggttagaagtagtgcactatgtagggaataggaccctggttagaagtagtgcactatgtagggaataggaccctggttagaagtagtgcactatgtagggaataggaccctggttagaagtagtacactatgtagggaatagggccctggttagaagtagtgcactatgtagggtatagggccctggtctaaagtagtgcactatgtagggaatagggccctggttataagtagtgtactatgtagggaatagggccctggtctaaagtagtgtactatgtagggaaatagggtgccattttggacaacaCCAGTGGCCATTACTACACTAACACAGCTGGACTCTACTCATTGCCAATAACACTGGTGGAATATACAGTACACTCAGAGTTGGATTACAAGAGGTTTACAAGATTTGATTTAGTTTTATACATCTTGTAAGTTTGTAGGTCACCTAACCCACAGTCGGTGCAGTGACCAGTTCTCTCCTTGTGCGATCTTTGTTTACCGATTTAGGGGAAAAACAGCCCGTCAGAGAGAACCAGTTGACAATTTCATTTTCATCGTTTCAAATGTCCTGTCAGAACAAATATTGACTGGCTACTGGTAAAGCTGAACCATTAATtatccaatcaatcaatcaaatgtatttataaagcccttcttacatcagctgatatctacTGGTAAAGCTGAACCATTAATtatccaatcaatcaatcaaatgtatttataaagcccttcttacatcagctgatatctacTGGTAAAGCTGAACCATTAATtatccaatcaatcaatcaaatgtatttataaagccctttgtacatcagctgatatctacTGGTAAAGCTGAACCATTAATtatccaatcaatcaatcaaatgtatttataaagcccttcttacatcagctgatatctcaaagtgctgtacagaaacccagcctaaaaccccccaaacagcaagcaatgcaggtgtagaagcacggtggctaggaaaaactccctagaaaggccagaacctaggaagaaacctagagaggaaccaggctatgaggggtggctaggaaaaactccctagaaaggccagaacctaggaagaaacctagagaggaaccaggctatgaggggtggccagtcctcttctggcttctCTAGCTTCCCCATGAATCATGTCCCACAGTACAGTCCTGTCCCAAAGGCAGTCAGTCCAAACTAGGACAGTCCTGTCCCTCGGGATTCAGTCCAAACTAGGACAGTTCCAAAGGCCTAATGTCTAACGGTAGAAACTGTGAGTACTCGCGGTCTAACGTTACCGGGAGTATAAACGGATTAGCACATTCTCACGTGAAGTTCAGTTTTTATAAATGTGAACTCTTGCGTGTGAACTGGGTCATGCATGTTTTTATCCGTACGCAACGATTTAGAAATGAGTCCTCCATCACCTGAAGGAGACATTCACCCCCAGCTATGACATGAGTCCCTCCAtgctcacctcccctctctctctctctctgtctcccccctgtaGGACCCTGAAGGAACATTCCGCTTCATGAGTTATTTCTCCCTAGGGTCCTCCATCACTGAAGGAGACATTCACCCCCAGCTATGACATGAGTCCCTCCatactcacctccccctctctctctctctgtctccccccctgtAGGAGTCCTCCATCACCTGAAGGAGACATTCACCCCCAGCTATGACATGAGTCCCTCCatactcacctccctctctctctctctgtctcccctcccccCTGTAGGAGTCCTCCATCACCTGAAGGAGACATTCACTCACACCCCCAGCTATGACATGAGTCCCTCCATGCTCAGTATGCTCATCAAGCTGATGCTGGCCCAAGCTCAGGAGTGTCTGTTTGAGAAGATCGCTCTGTCCGGCATCCGCAACgagttcttctctctcctcaagaTGGCCCAAGAGGCTGCCAAGGTGCGTGTATAATAAATGTTGAATCATTTTTCCCCCACCGTCTACAGGCTGGTACAGACGGATTGATCCTGATTAAATCAGGTGTGTAGTACCactgttagatggatggatggatttgtCCGTTGATGTTCAACACATCTGCTTTGCCCTAATTGGGGTTAATCTGAGAGAGTTTCACCTCAACGCTGAAAGTAAAGTAGtgcaatgtagtgcactatatagggttccatagggctctggtctaaagtagtgcactatgtagggaatagggttccatagggctctggtctaaagtagtgcactatatagggaatagggtgccatagggctctggtctaaagtagtgcactatgtagggaatagggtgccatagggctctggtctatgaTAGCgcactatatatatagggaatagggtgccataggtctctggtctaaagtagtgcactatatatagggaatagggtgccatagggctctggtctaaagtagtgcactatatagggaatagggtgccatagggctctggtctaaagtagtgcactatatagggaataggatgccatagggctctggtctaaagtagtgcactatatagggaatagggtgtaatttgcgATGtgtactataacagtacatctctgtcccctctcaggTAGGATGTGGACTCTGTCCCATCTCAGGTAGGATGTGGACTCTGTCCCATCTCAGTTAGGATGTggactataacagtacatctctgtCCCATCTCAGGTAGGATGTGGACTCTGTCCCATCTCAGGTAGGATGTGGACTCTGTCCCATCTCAGGTAGAATGTGGACTCTGTCCCATCTCAGGTAGGATGTGGACTCTGTCCCATCTCAGGTAGGATGTggactataacagtacatctctgtcccctctcaggTCGGAGACACCTATGACCAGGTACACCAGTCTATGATCCAGACTCCCATCAAGGACAACGTCCCGTTCTTCTGGTCCACCATGGCTCAGGTCAAGACCAACCACTACCGTTCACTGGCACACTACTTCCTGGCTACTGCGCTATTGGACCACCAGCGTAAGTCGAGAAGCAGTTAGCCAATCATATCCCTTCTGTGCGAGatcgagagggagggggagatgtgtAGTAATGCCTGTTAGTTACTAGACGGGTTTCCTGGACCTTACTGGATCAGACTGGTTCTGTTAGATACTAGACGGGTTTCCTGGACCTTACTGGTTCTGTTAGATACTAGACGGGTTTCCAGGACCTTACTGGTTCTGTTAGATACTAGACGGGTTTCCTGGACCTTACTGGTTCTGTTAGATACTAGACGGGTTTCCTGGACCTTACTGGTTCTGTTAGATACTAGACGGGTTTCCTGGACCTTACTGGAACGGACTGGTTCTGTTAGATACTAGATGTTTTTCCTGGACCTTACTGGTCAACTGGTTCTGTTAGTTACTAGATGGGTTTCCTGGACCTTACTGGTTCTGTTAGTTACTAGACGGGTTTCCTGGACCTTACTGGAACTTTCTGTTAGTTACTAGACGGGTTTCCTGGATTAGACTGGTTCTGTTAGTTACTAGACGGGTTTCCTGGACCTTACTGGAACAGACTGGTTCTGTTAGTTACTAGACGGGTTTCCTGGACCTTACTGGTTCTGTTAGATACTAGACGTGTTTCCTGGACCTTACTGGATCAGACTGGTTCTGTTAGTTACTAGACGGGTTTCCTGGACCTTACTGGATCAGACTGGTTCTGTTAGTTACTAGACGGGTTTCCTGGACCTTACTGGATCAGACTGGTTCTGTTAGTTACTAGATGGGTTTCCTGGACCTTACTGGTTCTGTTAGATACTAGACGGGTTTCCTGGACCTTACCTGAACAGACTGGTTCATTCACCCTCTTTCCTCTCACATCCCAAAGACATAATCTCAGGTATCAGTTTAAATTGACTTTTAATGGACTCTTCTCATCAATACTTTTATTGGAATCTCCCCActgaggacagagcagagcagctcAGAGCAGAGCAGCTCAGAGGACTGAGACCTTTAGTTTTATAAAGAGGCCAGAGCGGCGTAGAGACCAGAGCGGCGTAGAGTTTGAGTCTGAACCACCCTGTTCAGTTATAAATATTTATGTAACACGTCTTTTGTGTTGTTCAAAACAAACTGCCTCAGTCCCAGGCTGGATCTGTCCTCTGCCAACACTGTCTTTCTGCCAACACTGTCTTTCTGCCAACAGCCAAGGCTACATCCCTACAATCCtcgtctctgtgttgccatgtccCTAATCcccgtctctgtgttgccatgtccCTAATCcccgtctctgtgttgccatgtccCTAATCcccgtctctgtgttgccatgtccCTAATCcccgtctctgtgttgccatgtccCTAATCcccgtctctgtgttgccatgtccCTAATCcccgtctctgtgttgccatgtccCTAATCCTCGTCTCTGTGTTGCCGTGTCCCTAATCCTCGTCTCTGTGTTGCCGTGTCCCTAATCCCCGTCTCTGTGTTGCCGCGTCCCTAATCCTCGTCTCTGTGTTGCCGTGTCCCTAATCCCCGTCTCTGTGTTGCCGTGTCCCTAATCCTCGTCTCTGTGTTGCCGCGTCCCTAATCCCCGTCTCTGTGTTGCCGTGTCCCTAATCCCCGTCTCTGTGTTGCCGTGTCCCTAATCCtcgtctctgtgttgccatgtccCTAATCcccgtctctgtgttgccatgtccCTAATCcccgtctctgtgttgccatgtccCTAATCcccgtctctgtgttgccatgtccCTAATCCCCGTCTCTGTGTTGCCGCGTCCCTAATCcccgtctctgtgttgccatgtccCTAATCcccgtctctgtgttgccatgtccCTAATCCCCGTCTCTGTGTTGCCGCGTCCCTAATCCCCGTCTCTGTGTTGCCTTGTCCCTAATCCCCGTCTCTGTGTTGCCGCGTCCCTAATCCCCGTCTCTGTGTTGCCGCGTCCCTAATCCCCGTCTCTGTGTTGCCGCGTCCCTAATCcccgtctcctgtctctgtgttttcCAGTGAGACCCAGTGATGATGAGGACCAACAGGAGAAGGCTCTGTCCCAGGCGTATGATGCCATGCCAGATGGCCGCTCCGCAGTCGACATCctcaggaagagagaggagagacgacaCGTCGGTAAGGCTCCCAAACCCCAATGCCGTGTTTACACAGGCCCTTTATTATGTGGTTGAGGTCTAGATACTGTCGTTTATATAGTCCCTGACTGTCTGGACTCTACACACGCTGTCGTTTATTTAGTCCCTGACTGTCTGGACTCTACACACGCTGTCGTTTATATAGTCCCTGACTGTCTGGACTCTACACACGCTGTCGTTTAGAGAGTCCCTGACTGTCTGGACTCTACACACGCTGTCGTTTATATAGTCCCTGACTGTCTGGACTCTACACACGCTGTCGTTTAGAGAGTCCCTGACTGTCTGGACTCCACACGCTGTCGTTTATATAGTCCCTGACTGTCTGGACTCTACACACGCTGTCGTTTATATAGTCCCTGACTGTCTGGACTCTACAGACGCTGTCGTTTAGAGAGTCCCTGACTGTCTGGACTCTACACCTTGTATACTTACTCACCTACCTTaatgactctccctctctccaccctcctccacctcctctctcctccctcccctctcctcccccaggtAAGGCCCACCTGCGGCGGGCTGTGATGGGTCATGAGGAGGGTCTGAGGATCCATGGTCTGTGTCGTCACCTCAGGAAGCTGGATGTGCTCCAGGACATCCTCCAGGCCAGTCACAAACGCTCCCTGGCCAAGTTCAATGACAACGACCGAGAAGACGAGTTCACAGACTACCTGGAGGCTCCAGACATTATCTGTGAGtcgaacaatcaatcaatcaatcaatcaatcaatcaatcaatcaatcaatcaatcaatcaaatgtatttgtgaaGCTCCAGACATCATCTGTAAGTGAACCTCTTATTGGGAACtcgatcaatcaatcaaccaaccaaccaatcaatcaacccaaatcaaatgtatttataaagcccttcttacatcagctgacgtctcaaagtgctgttcagaaacccagcctaaaaccccccaaacagcaagcaatgcaggtgtagaagcacggtggctaggaaaaactccctagaaaggccaaaacctaggaagaaacctagagaggaaccaggctatgagggagtggccagtcctcttctggctgtgctgggtggagattataacagaacatggccaagatgttcaaatgttcatagatgaccagcagggtcagataataataatcacagtggttgtcgagggttcaacaggtcagcacctcaggagtaaatgtcagttggcttttcatagccgatcattcgagtatctctaccgctcctgctgtctctagagagttgaaaacagcaggtctgggacaggtagcacgtccggtgaacaggtcagggttccatagccgcaggcagaacagttgaaactggagcagcagcacagtcaggtggactggggacagcaaggagtcatcataccaggtagtcctgaggcatggtcctatggctcaggtcccccgagagagagaaagagagaaatagagagagcatacttaaattcacacaggacacaggagaaatactccagatataacagactgaccctagccccccaacacataaactactgcagcataaatactggaggctgagacaggaggggtcagcagacactgtggccccatccgatgaaacccccggacagggccaaacaggtaggatataaccccacccactttgccaaagcacagcccccacaccactagagggctatcttcaaccaccaacttaccatcctgagacaaggccgagtatagcccacaaagatctccgccatggcacaacccaagaggGGGGGGgcgcgccaacccagacaggaagaccacgtcagtgactcaaccctctCAAGTGACGcacatacaaatcattaaaatccagatgggaaatatttacacaagaagcagcCTAATATCACACAGTAAAACTCTCTGTCGTTTAGTAAGTTCAACATAGGTTTTGATGGGATTCGGGTCTggatttatcacttgccactccAGAACagtttcattattttatttaaaagcCTTTTTTACATCATCATCAGCTCTGGTTCCACATTACTGTTGATCCAATACAACTGACTTCCAAATgtacttcagagagagagagagagagagagagagagagagagagagagagagagagagtcactgtTGGACCTCACCTTCAACAACCTAATAACCTTTAGACAGTTATTTAGTAGGTACAGGATGTTGTATTGATGTAATGTTTACGGCGTCGTCATGCTCTCCCTGTACTCCAGAGGGACGTTGTTGTGGTAATAAACAGACCTGTTTTCCTTCCTCAGCTAAAACGGAGCACAAGGCAGAGATGGAATCACCCATGTCCACAAAGGTGAAAGTCACAGACTTTTTCCGGAGGCTGGTATGTGGGCTTACTAATTTTTTTTTAACGTTCTAACGTTTCAGGGCTGCTGTCCCCGGGACACCGATTTTTAAAACCCCTAGTCCTGGACTATGAAACTTGGTGAATGGAGAATCACAAGTGACTCTTAAAAACTCGTTTTTTTATAGTCCGAGACTAagattaatctgtgtccaggaaaccggccCTTGGTGTAAAGTGTCTGGTTTATTCAGAAAATGGCATCACAAAGCTCtggatttgtgtttttttttttggttgaAACGGTTAAATTCAGTTCAACTTTCTCTGAACACCCAGACGGTGTGGTGCTGTTTTCTGGATCCAAACCCAACAGAACCGCTATGGCAGTACCAACATTAACCCCAACAGAACCACTATGGCAGTACTAACATTAACCCCAACAGAACCACTATGGCAGTACTAACATTAACCCCAACAGAACCACTATGGCAGTACCAACATTAACCCCAACAGAACCGCTATGGCAGTACTAACATTAACCCCAACAGA
This genomic stretch from Salmo salar chromosome ssa26, Ssal_v3.1, whole genome shotgun sequence harbors:
- the rhpn2 gene encoding rhophilin-2 isoform X2, encoding MTDTIMTNGIKDRAGQNGYFKKGCNPLALTGRSKLQNERASINQQIIRQMRMRAGAENLLRATSNNKVCEMVGLELSYINSNLQLLMEQLEGLNSSVDVYQNIQETSSIPLIPLGLKETKEMDFSVSFKDFILEHYSEDGSSFEEEIADLMDLRQACRTPSRNDAGIETLAKYFSHMPLLESRFFSATRPMGIFFTWYDSFTGVPVCQQNLSLEKASILFNIGALYTQIGTRSNRQTSAGLQDAIAAFQKAAGVLHHLKETFTHTPSYDMSPSMLSMLIKLMLAQAQECLFEKIALSGIRNEFFSLLKMAQEAAKVGDTYDQVHQSMIQTPIKDNVPFFWSTMAQVKTNHYRSLAHYFLATALLDHQLRPSDDEDQQEKALSQAYDAMPDGRSAVDILRKREERRHVGKAHLRRAVMGHEEGLRIHGLCRHLRKLDVLQDILQASHKRSLAKFNDNDREDEFTDYLEAPDIISKTEHKAEMESPMSTKGPLSVFSAKLRWTAPRTVRLRLEDRDLGFTLRGDPVPVQVTSLDPLCPAAVDGLKEGDYIVAVGDADCKWMVVSEVMRLLKDVDEDGIDIRVVSLMDSGLPMPTKSATYCGGIPKTYSMICLAFDDDKSPKGRKVTKKGSFLSWGVKNHLKSSSTLSLPTADFSGTLPWNKPCPTFPSSSSYNDPALY
- the rhpn2 gene encoding rhophilin-2 isoform X1, whose product is MTDTIMTNGIKDRAGQNGYFKKGCNPLALTGRSKLQNERASINQQIIRQMRMRAGAENLLRATSNNKVCEMVGLELSYINSNLQLLMEQLEGLNSSVDVYQNIQETSSIPLIPLGLKETKEMDFSVSFKDFILEHYSEDGSSFEEEIADLMDLRQACRTPSRNDAGIETLAKYFSHMPLLESRFFSATRPMGIFFTWYDSFTGVPVCQQNLSLEKASILFNIGALYTQIGTRSNRQTSAGLQDAIAAFQKAAGVLHHLKETFTHTPSYDMSPSMLSMLIKLMLAQAQECLFEKIALSGIRNEFFSLLKMAQEAAKVGDTYDQVHQSMIQTPIKDNVPFFWSTMAQVKTNHYRSLAHYFLATALLDHQLRPSDDEDQQEKALSQAYDAMPDGRSAVDILRKREERRHVGKAHLRRAVMGHEEGLRIHGLCRHLRKLDVLQDILQASHKRSLAKFNDNDREDEFTDYLEAPDIISKTEHKAEMESPMSTKVKVTDFFRRLGPLSVFSAKLRWTAPRTVRLRLEDRDLGFTLRGDPVPVQVTSLDPLCPAAVDGLKEGDYIVAVGDADCKWMVVSEVMRLLKDVDEDGIDIRVVSLMDSGLPMPTKSATYCGGIPKTYSMICLAFDDDKSPKGRKVTKKGSFLSWGVKNHLKSSSTLSLPTADFSGTLPWNKPCPTFPSSSSYNDPALY